In Mangifera indica cultivar Alphonso chromosome 14, CATAS_Mindica_2.1, whole genome shotgun sequence, the DNA window tcaataGGCTAATTAATCTAAGATTATATATCCATCCATAATTGCAGAGTCCTGATTCTGCCCAACAAGCTGGTGTCCTGTGAAAGAACTTACTTATACCAGGTCAAAGATAGACCTCTTTCTCAACGGTTACCTCCAAGAATCCACTATCTCCACATCTCTCTCCTAATTATTCTCCCATTAACAGCCTTCAATTTCGCttctctttaattaattaaccatATTTTCTCAACTACGTACTGTACTCATCTCCTGTTTTTATTTCAAGAGACTAAGCACAGACTAAGTGAGAGCTCCCTTGAGTCCAAAAAATTATGGCTTCTCTCCTTGTTATCTGTTTCAAAgcttctctctttttgtttctcttcttgttTCTCCATGTGCACACTGTAACTTGCACTGAATATGAAGCGGGCGGTGACGATGGCTGGGTTATTCCCAAGGGCAACGACGCTGACCAAATGTACAATCGGTGGGCCTCCGGCAACAGGTTTAAGCCTGATGATATAGTCCGTAAGTAGTAAATTCTGATGAAATATTGCTTCTTCCCTGTttaaaaaagtttcatttttgttttatatgtgtGTTTGATGATGAATTCAGATTTTAAGTACAAGGAAGACTCAGTGATGGTGGTGACTGAGGAGGAGTACCAGAAGTGTCGATCATCTCATCCGTTTTTCTACTCTAACAATGGCGACACCGTCTTCAAGCTGGAGCGGCCGGGGTTGTTCTATTTCATCAGCGGCGTTTCCGGCCATTGTGAGCGGGGGCAGAAGATGATCATCAAAGTTTTGGAGCCTCCGGCAAACTCTCCCGAACAACCCCAGAACCAGACCACCACAGACGAAAAGAACAATGGCTCAGTTCTAAGCCCTTCCATGGCTTCTCCAATAAATATAGTGTTGCTAGTTTTGTCTTTTCTATTGCTGCTTTTTCATTAGGCTTCTTTAACTAGATCAATCCATTTTAGCCTGTTCTTATTTgttattcatgtttttgttagGTCAGTTTCACTAGAGTCATTTGTGGAGATAATTGTTGGAATTCAtgattagataaaaattaattatttattatctcaCAGCCTGAGGGgtttattattgaaatcaaCAAGAAAATCTAATGCTTAATCCCAACAATTATgaggttaattaatttttttgtcaagaGATTATGAAGCcagtaaaatttcttttttgtttaaattcaaataagaacTTAACCATTAtagtcttaaaaaaaaaagatttaaaagcCTAATTGGAATATAATTTTCCTccaaaaatgggaaaaaaaaaagagtccaTTTCTTTTGAGAGTCATGATGAGAGGTAGGAATGAGGGCTACCCTGCGGCCTTTTGGATAGTGGGTTCTTATAAATCTTGTCTAAGACTCATCTAGTTGGttcaaattttgtgttatttttctcAACTTGTTGAGTGCTATTAGCCTCCCATGTAGTTTGAGATTGCCTCCAACTCCGCACTTGTCTTCATAGCTTCTACCTATTAAAGAGAAGTTAAATGGTATGTTTATCTGTCatcatttattatatgattgaatattattttatttttaatttaaaacctttaaatcatatttatttatatattaaaaaaaatacacataattttattataaacagaAATTGTAATTTAGAATCCTCAACGTATCATGCAAGTTTCCACCAATATATTATTGCCCTCCCTTCCaaagtattaattaattataggcAAAAGggtttattcccacccaaaatatattgttttcatctcttaaatttgaaaaacttatttaaCCACCAATGGACAGTtaagtctattaattttaagaacaaaatcatcatttcatata includes these proteins:
- the LOC123197065 gene encoding mavicyanin, which encodes MASLLVICFKASLFLFLFLFLHVHTVTCTEYEAGGDDGWVIPKGNDADQMYNRWASGNRFKPDDIVHFKYKEDSVMVVTEEEYQKCRSSHPFFYSNNGDTVFKLERPGLFYFISGVSGHCERGQKMIIKVLEPPANSPEQPQNQTTTDEKNNGSVLSPSMASPINIVLLVLSFLLLLFH